In Paenibacillus hexagrammi, the following are encoded in one genomic region:
- a CDS encoding glycosyl hydrolase 115 family protein, giving the protein MKADTRITDSPDVQYRGIFLNDEEKLNEWAKAHTQDGTIGPDTYKHIFELILRLKGNYLWPAMHVNGFNNNPENARLAEEYGVVMGSSHPEMFLRNNNMEWPEWKQNYDAIHHTDVKYDYTVSPEAVLQYWKDSLTRNMKYESQWTLGMRGAHDEPFTTANINNGTFPGATETERKVNLLDKIIKDQQGMMKDVLGEEGYQNAFKMFIPYKEVLPLYNAGLEVPDDLTIMWVDDNHGYVRRLPNEEERQRSGGNGLYYHVSYWAPADQSYVWLGTTPLALMAEELQKSYESGIQKAWILNVGDLKPLEGEMDFFIKYGWDVHKYENNPNQFLHDWVSSQYGRQYADEVTDIVNTYYQLTSNRRLEHMKVDVFDQLHYGDEASKRMLKYQGIFDRANAVYNSLPEQMRDGFYEQVLCKIRWAYYVNKAFYYADRSNMAYDQGRFSSANTFLKLSQDADQKKKEEIAYYNKGLAGGKWDRILDPETHAPPVISQWPEGSPALVLGDPEMGAIVQGEERVQDHSVLEFSEFGQGGKYIEIFNKGAESLEWTASTDKDWIQLSQTSGTIMDEERIWVNINNLSSHKGESGLIVLKSGETEKSITVNIDETSVGLEQVKGYAEADGYVSMEAEHYSRKNDAGALKWQEIYNLGRTKGNVMRSYNPSLTRVPEDQIQQSAPSLEYDVQFEHAGNFPMEIYRVPTLDSTGTIKFAVSIDAEDPIIVSSKAVDEGQGTDWVPNLFRHIEKHVIDVNIPTVGKHTVKLWMIDNDIMIDKMVIYTDGKGILYSDNGPDESYNSVYNDTFSIGYELLPHTSVAQTKKDETASWGSGAILEKDGKVFIEPEMAIENSEYAKVVAKSGNSWRITQSDTGYAMRLPDQGAIWRDASDLVSKSPEMQFKIKFTTPGTYNVWMRTRIIDDASDSIYGGIDGVYKATSFDSSQLWSYERDEKWMWPRKNGTISVPSAGEHTFNIWMREDGISVDRIYITKTSENPPSDTNWVVSEREFENPDSIYENKLTTAIQAAEESLEQAPVPLGTELGSYGQAEYDLVLSSLEELKKLKESGSKDMPAIDNAIEKLTDAERQLRNSQNLDDGPFQYVAYQDFDRNELGKLPFGFNVQSITNGGEAVVAEEDGNRFVRFTSSNISGTQALLQLPFGDAGAAGEEIVIDLKVRMPQSARFTNLAYISTAPGLYAIAAGFDRNNDQNQKNVMMQDGGSKKMISTFEENKWYNVKFVVNTAKKTYSGYFDNQLVAKDFKFRIPDGDQLNYYSFGLDKQVDGIYDVDDMKVYAAPTADEFAHGMTSLLYKDNEVVLPEYDGYTLEITNSSKPEIISTDGVVTPQKEDAEVNLTIKVTKNNDNSWAETAPITVLVKGSNSSKVEMPTADPAPGTYTSAQEVTLTSATEGAKIYYTTDGSIPTVSSTEYTEAIDVAETMTIKAIAVKHATVGEAVYSSDVATFNYTIGGNKVVIEGPEEASKGSDFDLMYGLSGMDQNVYAQDLTFTYDPSQLEFVSAESVNADEVVIVDKAQTQGQVRFIVATLGQNARLDGSLLKLHWKVKADTQASASTITLAKAFIADEAGREKELVGKSHTVQFSYVAVDKTALLALIANAQSKHDAAAEGTGAGQYPAGSKASLQAAIDQAKAVADNTAATQEQVEQAVNALTAALQAFMDSVITTQPGDVNSDGRYSVGDLAIVAAAYGKTSADPNWSSYMNADLNNDGKIDIEDLAAMAIKILN; this is encoded by the coding sequence ATGAAGGCAGACACTAGAATTACGGATTCACCGGATGTACAGTACAGAGGGATTTTTCTGAATGATGAGGAAAAGCTTAACGAGTGGGCTAAAGCACATACACAGGATGGAACAATAGGACCTGACACTTATAAGCATATATTTGAATTAATTTTGAGGCTAAAGGGAAATTACCTATGGCCTGCTATGCATGTGAACGGATTTAATAATAATCCTGAAAATGCAAGATTAGCTGAAGAATACGGTGTTGTGATGGGGTCAAGTCACCCTGAAATGTTTTTAAGGAACAATAATATGGAATGGCCGGAGTGGAAGCAAAATTATGATGCGATTCACCATACAGATGTGAAATATGACTATACCGTAAGTCCGGAGGCCGTACTGCAATATTGGAAGGACAGCCTTACGAGAAACATGAAATATGAATCTCAGTGGACGCTAGGTATGAGAGGTGCGCATGACGAGCCATTTACTACTGCAAACATTAATAATGGAACCTTTCCTGGTGCTACTGAAACAGAAAGAAAGGTTAATTTGCTTGACAAAATTATTAAAGATCAACAGGGCATGATGAAGGATGTCTTGGGGGAAGAAGGCTACCAGAACGCTTTCAAGATGTTTATTCCCTATAAGGAAGTATTGCCTCTGTATAACGCAGGTTTAGAGGTTCCGGATGATCTAACCATCATGTGGGTGGATGATAATCATGGTTACGTGAGAAGGCTGCCAAATGAAGAAGAAAGACAAAGAAGCGGAGGAAATGGCTTATATTACCACGTTTCCTACTGGGCTCCGGCAGATCAAAGCTATGTGTGGCTAGGTACGACTCCACTAGCCTTAATGGCAGAAGAATTACAGAAGTCCTATGAGTCGGGGATTCAAAAAGCTTGGATTTTAAATGTTGGAGATCTAAAGCCTTTGGAAGGTGAAATGGATTTCTTTATTAAATACGGCTGGGACGTTCATAAATATGAGAACAATCCTAACCAATTCTTACATGATTGGGTTAGCAGTCAATATGGACGCCAGTATGCAGATGAGGTAACAGACATTGTCAACACCTACTATCAACTAACGAGTAATCGCAGACTCGAGCATATGAAGGTTGATGTGTTTGACCAACTGCATTATGGCGATGAAGCAAGTAAAAGAATGTTGAAGTATCAAGGGATTTTTGACCGGGCAAATGCCGTGTATAATAGCCTGCCTGAGCAGATGAGGGATGGTTTTTATGAACAAGTCTTATGTAAAATTCGTTGGGCTTATTATGTAAATAAAGCATTCTATTACGCCGACCGAAGTAACATGGCCTATGATCAAGGCAGATTTTCTTCGGCAAATACTTTTTTAAAGCTGTCTCAGGATGCAGACCAGAAGAAGAAAGAGGAAATCGCCTATTATAACAAAGGATTAGCTGGAGGCAAATGGGATCGGATATTAGACCCTGAGACACACGCTCCACCGGTTATTTCTCAATGGCCAGAGGGGTCACCGGCATTAGTGTTAGGAGATCCTGAAATGGGTGCAATCGTACAAGGTGAAGAAAGGGTTCAAGATCATTCAGTTCTAGAGTTCTCCGAATTTGGTCAAGGTGGAAAATATATCGAGATTTTCAATAAGGGAGCAGAAAGCTTGGAGTGGACTGCTTCTACGGACAAGGATTGGATTCAACTTTCCCAAACAAGCGGAACCATTATGGATGAAGAACGAATTTGGGTAAACATAAATAATTTAAGCAGCCACAAAGGTGAAAGCGGTTTAATCGTGTTGAAAAGCGGCGAAACCGAAAAGAGCATTACAGTAAACATTGATGAAACATCTGTAGGTTTAGAGCAAGTAAAAGGCTATGCGGAAGCGGATGGGTACGTATCCATGGAAGCGGAGCATTACAGCAGAAAGAATGATGCTGGAGCTTTAAAATGGCAGGAGATTTACAATCTGGGAAGAACAAAGGGCAATGTGATGCGGTCCTATAATCCTTCCCTGACAAGAGTTCCGGAAGATCAAATTCAGCAATCCGCGCCTTCTTTGGAATATGATGTGCAGTTTGAGCATGCAGGCAATTTCCCGATGGAAATCTACAGAGTACCGACGTTAGATTCGACAGGAACGATTAAATTTGCTGTTTCCATCGATGCTGAGGACCCAATCATCGTATCCAGTAAGGCAGTTGACGAAGGTCAAGGTACAGACTGGGTACCTAATCTTTTCCGTCATATTGAAAAGCATGTGATCGATGTTAATATTCCAACGGTAGGTAAGCATACTGTAAAGCTGTGGATGATTGATAATGATATCATGATTGATAAGATGGTCATTTATACGGATGGAAAGGGTATTTTGTATTCGGACAATGGACCTGATGAAAGCTATAACAGTGTCTACAATGATACATTTAGTATCGGATACGAACTGTTACCTCACACTTCTGTAGCACAGACCAAAAAAGACGAAACAGCTTCATGGGGAAGCGGTGCTATTCTTGAAAAGGATGGAAAGGTATTCATAGAACCGGAAATGGCTATAGAAAATAGTGAGTATGCAAAGGTAGTAGCAAAAAGCGGGAATTCATGGAGAATCACGCAGTCTGATACAGGCTATGCCATGAGACTGCCAGACCAAGGCGCTATTTGGCGCGATGCAAGTGACTTGGTAAGTAAAAGTCCTGAAATGCAATTTAAGATCAAATTTACCACGCCAGGCACCTATAATGTATGGATGAGAACGAGAATTATTGATGATGCTTCTGATTCCATTTACGGTGGCATTGATGGAGTTTATAAGGCAACTAGCTTTGATTCATCTCAACTTTGGAGCTATGAAAGAGATGAAAAGTGGATGTGGCCGAGAAAGAACGGCACGATTAGCGTTCCTAGTGCAGGTGAGCATACGTTCAATATTTGGATGAGAGAAGATGGAATTTCTGTAGATCGAATTTATATTACTAAAACATCAGAGAATCCTCCTAGTGATACAAATTGGGTTGTCTCTGAAAGAGAGTTTGAGAACCCTGACAGTATTTATGAAAATAAATTAACTACAGCGATTCAGGCCGCTGAAGAAAGTTTAGAGCAGGCACCTGTTCCTTTAGGAACAGAGCTTGGCAGTTACGGGCAAGCTGAGTATGACCTGGTGCTTTCTTCTCTAGAGGAACTGAAAAAGCTAAAGGAAAGCGGCAGTAAAGATATGCCAGCCATTGATAACGCGATTGAAAAGCTAACAGATGCAGAGCGTCAATTAAGAAACAGTCAGAACTTAGATGATGGTCCTTTTCAATATGTTGCTTATCAAGATTTTGACAGAAATGAATTAGGTAAATTACCTTTTGGATTCAATGTACAAAGTATTACAAATGGTGGGGAGGCTGTTGTAGCCGAAGAGGATGGAAACCGATTTGTACGTTTTACCTCTTCTAATATAAGTGGAACTCAAGCGTTGCTTCAATTGCCATTTGGGGATGCTGGAGCCGCTGGAGAAGAGATTGTCATTGATTTGAAAGTAAGGATGCCTCAGAGTGCAAGATTTACGAATTTAGCTTACATTTCTACCGCTCCAGGTTTGTATGCGATTGCAGCAGGTTTTGATAGAAATAATGATCAAAACCAGAAGAATGTCATGATGCAAGATGGCGGCAGCAAAAAAATGATTAGCACCTTCGAAGAAAATAAGTGGTACAATGTCAAGTTTGTTGTAAATACAGCAAAAAAGACATACAGTGGTTATTTTGATAATCAGTTGGTTGCTAAAGACTTTAAATTCAGAATTCCAGATGGTGATCAACTTAATTATTATTCGTTTGGTTTGGATAAGCAGGTGGACGGAATCTATGATGTCGATGACATGAAGGTGTATGCAGCGCCAACTGCAGATGAATTTGCCCATGGCATGACATCATTGCTGTACAAAGACAATGAGGTAGTCCTTCCCGAATATGATGGATATACATTGGAAATCACAAACTCAAGTAAACCTGAGATTATTTCTACGGATGGAGTTGTTACGCCTCAGAAGGAAGATGCAGAGGTAAATCTAACAATAAAAGTTACAAAAAACAATGATAATTCCTGGGCAGAAACAGCCCCAATAACTGTTTTGGTAAAAGGCTCAAACAGCAGCAAGGTAGAAATGCCTACTGCAGACCCGGCACCAGGAACTTACACAAGTGCGCAAGAGGTTACGCTTACAAGTGCAACAGAAGGAGCAAAAATATACTATACAACCGATGGTAGTATACCGACCGTATCCAGTACGGAATATACAGAAGCCATTGATGTAGCTGAAACCATGACAATCAAGGCGATTGCAGTGAAACATGCTACGGTGGGAGAGGCTGTATATTCGAGTGATGTAGCGACATTCAACTACACGATTGGTGGTAATAAGGTAGTCATTGAAGGACCGGAGGAAGCTTCCAAAGGATCAGATTTTGATTTGATGTATGGCTTAAGCGGCATGGATCAAAATGTTTATGCTCAAGACCTGACATTCACTTATGATCCGAGTCAGTTGGAATTCGTTTCGGCTGAATCCGTGAATGCCGATGAAGTCGTTATCGTCGACAAGGCTCAAACACAAGGGCAAGTTCGCTTCATTGTAGCTACACTTGGACAAAACGCTCGACTTGACGGAAGCCTTCTGAAGCTTCATTGGAAAGTAAAAGCCGATACGCAAGCTTCGGCCTCTACGATTACATTAGCGAAAGCATTCATTGCCGATGAAGCAGGCCGTGAAAAAGAGCTGGTGGGTAAATCTCACACGGTTCAGTTTAGCTATGTTGCCGTTGACAAGACTGCACTGCTTGCATTAATAGCTAATGCCCAAAGCAAGCATGATGCTGCTGCCGAAGGAACTGGAGCAGGGCAGTATCCGGCGGGCTCCAAAGCATCGCTGCAAGCAGCAATCGATCAAGCGAAAGCTGTAGCGGATAACACTGCGGCAACCCAGGAGCAAGTAGAACAGGCGGTAAATGCATTGACGGCTGCACTACAAGCGTTTATGGATTCCGTCATTACCACCCAGCCTGGAGATGTGAACAGTGACGGTCGTTATTCTGTAGGTGACTTGGCTATCGTTGCAGCAGCCTATGGCAAGACCTCTGCCGATCCGAACTGGTCTAGCTACATGAACGCTGATTTGAACAACGATGGCAAGATTGACATTGAGGATCTAGCTGCAATGGCCATAAAAATACTGAACTAG
- a CDS encoding sugar ABC transporter substrate-binding protein, producing the protein MTTHKKEIVLWHEFDGPGDTSIEVLEEICQLYSQRNNVRVVTEVMSIQELGRRIGEVAGTDLAPHIAFVPADMACYYESGKYSQVPGDFVEDLLDSDALATMQVNGMQYGIPTLLGNHLVLYYNKDVWDEAPQSWDAIAALQPGLQSKGIIPIGADLEQSYWFIPFLTAFGGWLMKDGKPDLIHEPLLQALQFVLSQLEQGTMVSLNGSTDLLETFISGEVGAIICGEWNFDYLSQHMKDKLGVGRLPRIHGQASVPMSSSIGMIFPNGALEGDLREELRSFARFMLSVECQLKWADQVQRIPANSSARRLVTANSTPNKAQILALLQESRPMPIDTLMIHNWVAMEQGLRTLFEEKNPEAALGQIEKTLHQALVEVGAR; encoded by the coding sequence ATGACAACGCATAAAAAAGAAATCGTGCTATGGCACGAGTTTGATGGTCCTGGAGATACATCTATTGAAGTTTTGGAGGAGATTTGCCAACTCTATTCGCAGCGGAACAACGTTCGAGTTGTGACAGAAGTCATGAGTATTCAGGAGCTTGGCAGAAGAATCGGAGAGGTGGCTGGAACAGATTTAGCACCTCATATCGCTTTCGTTCCGGCAGATATGGCTTGTTATTATGAAAGTGGGAAATACTCCCAAGTTCCAGGCGATTTTGTTGAAGACCTCCTGGACAGCGATGCCCTTGCAACGATGCAGGTAAATGGTATGCAATATGGCATTCCGACACTGTTAGGCAACCATCTTGTGCTGTATTACAACAAAGATGTGTGGGACGAAGCGCCTCAATCGTGGGATGCGATCGCAGCACTTCAGCCCGGACTGCAATCGAAAGGGATCATTCCAATTGGGGCCGACCTGGAACAATCGTATTGGTTCATTCCATTTCTAACGGCATTCGGCGGATGGCTGATGAAGGACGGAAAACCGGATCTTATTCATGAGCCATTGCTTCAAGCGCTGCAATTCGTCCTTAGCCAGCTTGAGCAGGGTACCATGGTTAGCTTAAATGGTTCTACAGATTTGCTTGAAACATTTATTTCCGGAGAAGTCGGCGCAATCATATGCGGTGAATGGAACTTCGATTATTTATCTCAGCACATGAAAGACAAATTAGGTGTGGGCAGGCTGCCTAGGATTCATGGACAAGCTTCCGTGCCCATGTCATCATCCATCGGGATGATCTTCCCGAATGGAGCTTTGGAAGGTGACTTGCGCGAGGAACTCCGATCTTTTGCACGGTTTATGCTAAGTGTGGAGTGCCAGCTGAAATGGGCAGATCAAGTGCAGCGAATTCCTGCTAACTCATCTGCACGGCGGCTGGTAACGGCGAACAGTACACCAAATAAAGCGCAAATTTTAGCGCTGCTGCAAGAGAGCCGGCCTATGCCGATTGATACACTGATGATTCACAATTGGGTAGCGATGGAGCAAGGACTCCGCACTCTTTTCGAAGAGAAGAACCCTGAAGCAGCACTTGGACAAATCGAGAAAACATTGCATCAAGCACTTGTGGAGGTAGGAGCACGATGA
- a CDS encoding MATE family efflux transporter, which produces MSRQDDFYQQVMKIAIPVTMQSLIMSLLYLTDQLMVGQLGDVAISSVGMSTKIYGIISVVLAGLSTGVSIYAAQFWGNGDRKSVSQVLGLGLFGGLALSIIFTVFVFISPQLFLGMFTTDPRITGDGSIFLKIVSLSYVPMMLTMMYSSILRSTTHVKLPMVVSLITVCLNIVLNYGLIFGKLGMPEWGLMGSAAATLIARVVECLLIIGAVYKYRLPDRWISNTYSRFPVLCFGNF; this is translated from the coding sequence ATGAGTAGACAAGATGATTTTTATCAACAGGTCATGAAAATTGCTATACCTGTTACGATGCAAAGCTTGATCATGTCGCTGCTTTATTTGACGGATCAATTAATGGTTGGCCAGCTAGGCGATGTTGCGATTTCCTCAGTCGGTATGTCGACCAAAATTTACGGGATCATCTCCGTCGTTCTAGCCGGGCTTTCTACCGGTGTTTCCATCTATGCCGCTCAGTTTTGGGGGAATGGGGACAGAAAAAGTGTTTCACAAGTCCTAGGTCTTGGTTTATTCGGCGGATTAGCGCTGTCTATTATATTCACTGTATTTGTTTTCATCTCCCCGCAATTGTTTTTGGGGATGTTTACAACGGACCCTCGAATTACAGGCGACGGCTCCATTTTTCTCAAAATTGTTTCTCTCAGCTACGTACCTATGATGCTAACGATGATGTATTCATCAATCCTTCGAAGTACGACGCATGTCAAATTGCCGATGGTAGTAAGCTTAATCACGGTTTGCCTGAATATCGTACTTAATTACGGGCTGATTTTCGGGAAGCTGGGAATGCCGGAATGGGGATTGATGGGATCGGCTGCGGCTACGTTAATTGCTAGAGTTGTTGAATGTCTGCTAATTATTGGCGCTGTTTATAAATACCGCTTGCCGGATCGGTGGATCTCAAATACTTATTCAAGATTCCCCGTCCTCTGCTTCGGCAATTTTTAA
- a CDS encoding MATE family efflux transporter encodes MDLKYLFKIPRPLLRQFLSTTYPIILTEFVWVLSETVYAIIYSRMGTEEMTAMTITFPLQGLSIGLLSGLASAAGVIVGNQLGAGENQVALHYAKRLIRLGIVISLVLGVIVAAVSPFYVSAFNISEQAHHLGIYIVLVFAGFLWVKVANMIIAGGILNSGGDSKFVFAMESTANWIVGVPSGLLLSFVWKQPVYLVYLVLSLEEVVRFGIGLTRIYSKKWIRNLVKDLAA; translated from the coding sequence GTGGATCTCAAATACTTATTCAAGATTCCCCGTCCTCTGCTTCGGCAATTTTTAAGCACAACGTATCCCATCATTCTAACCGAATTTGTTTGGGTGTTATCGGAAACCGTCTACGCGATCATTTATAGTCGTATGGGTACCGAAGAGATGACCGCCATGACCATTACATTCCCGCTGCAGGGCTTGAGTATTGGTTTGTTATCCGGCTTGGCAAGCGCAGCAGGGGTCATCGTCGGGAACCAACTAGGAGCGGGAGAAAACCAGGTGGCACTCCATTACGCCAAGCGACTCATTCGTTTAGGTATTGTCATTTCTTTGGTGTTGGGAGTCATTGTTGCTGCTGTGTCCCCGTTCTATGTATCAGCGTTTAACATCTCGGAACAAGCGCATCACTTAGGCATCTATATTGTTCTTGTGTTCGCTGGATTTCTTTGGGTGAAAGTAGCCAATATGATTATTGCAGGAGGAATCTTGAACAGCGGAGGGGACAGCAAGTTTGTTTTTGCCATGGAGTCCACTGCAAATTGGATCGTCGGCGTACCATCTGGTTTACTGCTGTCGTTCGTTTGGAAGCAGCCGGTGTATCTTGTTTATCTTGTGCTCTCACTCGAAGAGGTTGTCAGATTTGGCATTGGATTGACGAGGATTTACTCTAAGAAGTGGATTCGGAATTTAGTTAAGGATTTAGCAGCCTAA
- a CDS encoding dihydrofolate reductase family protein, with product MKITIFSQISIDGKLTFGEKASSKELFSLFNDDDMSYIHKFRGQVDGIMVGKNTIQNDNPFLTNRYEENKNPVRIIPTSTMDIPLDSNVLTDNGKTIIVTTEQGADQEKIKIIRDRGKDCLICGTDKVDFMELGKQLEHNYGITSLMVEGGGFLNWHAFSQDVVDEIILMQLPIIIGGASNITLVDGDGFHGLSSTKKYRVIEVQAKENYTLMRYAKAV from the coding sequence ATGAAAATCACCATATTCAGCCAAATATCAATCGACGGGAAGCTGACTTTCGGGGAAAAGGCTTCAAGCAAGGAGCTTTTCAGCTTATTTAATGATGACGATATGTCGTATATTCATAAATTCCGCGGACAAGTAGATGGGATCATGGTCGGCAAAAATACCATCCAAAACGATAACCCATTTTTGACGAACCGATATGAGGAAAATAAAAATCCGGTGCGTATCATCCCTACGTCAACGATGGATATCCCGCTTGATAGCAATGTACTGACCGATAATGGCAAAACCATCATTGTCACAACCGAGCAGGGAGCCGACCAGGAGAAAATAAAAATTATTCGCGACCGTGGTAAAGATTGCCTCATTTGCGGTACGGATAAGGTCGATTTTATGGAGTTGGGTAAGCAATTAGAGCACAACTACGGGATTACGAGCTTAATGGTCGAAGGCGGAGGATTTCTGAATTGGCACGCCTTTAGTCAGGATGTCGTCGATGAAATTATTCTCATGCAGCTTCCGATCATCATCGGAGGAGCTTCAAATATTACACTAGTAGACGGCGATGGCTTCCACGGGTTGTCTTCTACGAAGAAGTATCGAGTCATTGAAGTTCAGGCTAAAGAAAACTACACGCTGATGCGTTATGCGAAAGCGGTGTAA
- a CDS encoding HAD family hydrolase, translating to MRQHDVDAVIFDMDGVLVDTEPLYFQVEQQSFRHFGIKMDEAEHHGYVGVTLESMWSQIRVKHGLEVPVQELLAYHKSNVLQFISAYPDLQPMPHVEAWIQWLKKQNIPIIVASSSPLPLIELILQKAGLAPYFPIKVSGESMAKGKPEPDIFLHAASVLGTAPAGCLVIEDSTNGVKAAKAAGMLCVGLKNPNSGNQDVSQADFKVSGFKELFQLPEVHLQR from the coding sequence ATGCGGCAACATGACGTGGATGCGGTCATTTTTGATATGGACGGGGTGCTCGTCGATACCGAACCGCTTTATTTTCAAGTAGAACAGCAGTCATTCCGACATTTTGGCATTAAGATGGATGAAGCTGAACATCACGGATATGTCGGCGTCACTCTTGAGAGCATGTGGTCACAGATCCGGGTGAAGCATGGCTTGGAGGTGCCGGTACAAGAACTGCTGGCTTATCACAAAAGCAATGTTCTTCAGTTCATCTCCGCCTATCCGGATTTACAGCCGATGCCGCATGTTGAAGCATGGATTCAGTGGCTCAAGAAGCAGAATATTCCGATTATCGTCGCTTCTTCTTCACCTCTCCCTTTAATCGAACTCATTTTGCAAAAAGCGGGGCTAGCACCTTATTTCCCGATTAAGGTCAGCGGTGAGAGTATGGCTAAAGGCAAACCGGAGCCTGATATCTTTCTTCATGCAGCGTCTGTGCTGGGGACGGCACCTGCCGGATGTCTTGTGATCGAGGATTCGACTAATGGGGTGAAAGCAGCGAAGGCGGCTGGAATGCTTTGCGTCGGACTAAAGAATCCAAATTCCGGCAACCAGGATGTAAGTCAAGCGGATTTCAAAGTGTCCGGCTTTAAAGAACTGTTTCAATTACCCGAAGTTCATCTACAACGTTGA